The region CGTCGTTGCTGGTCGCGCCGGCGACGCCATAGTTCGGAGACACCACGAATGGGGTGACCCACTGGCCGCCGCCCTCGTTCTGGTGCCCGTAACCCGTGAGCTTCACGGTCAGGGCGTCGGTGACCGGCATGTCGAGATTGAGCGCGCCGATCACGTCGTCGCGCAGGCCGGTGGAGTCGTAATAGGCGTCGTCCGGGCTGGTGATCTTGCCCGGATAGACCGTGCCGAAGGACGGGAAACGGCCAGCCGGGCTGGCGTCGCCACGGTTATGGGCGATCTCGGCCACCTGAATGGCCAGGGCGTAGTTCGGCAGGTAGTTGTCCCAGTTGCGGCCCAGGCGCTTGATCATCTCCAGGCTCATGTCCTGGTAGTCGGTCTCGCGGCGCTTGGACCAGTTGAGCCAGCCGCTCAGCGAGCCCTTGCCCAGCGGCTGGACCGCCTTGAAGTTGATGTGCTCGTGGCGTTGCGGGGCCGGGCCCTTCCACTTGTCGGTGGTGCTGTAGTCGTAGCTGAGATAGGCGCGGGCGCCCGTGGCCAGTTCGCCGCTCTCCAGCCGCAGGAAGCCGCGAAGGGTATCGTCCGAACCAAACCCGGCGACCGCCAGGCCGCCAAGTTCCGCGCCCGGATCGCGCGACTTGAACTCCAACGCGCCGCCCAGGTCGTTGGCCGAGGCCACGCCGAGCGCGCCTGCGCCCTGGGTCACTCGGACCTCACCCACGTTCTCGCCGGCGATCGCGCGGCTGATGTGCAGGCCGTTGTGATTGCCGTAGGTCATGTCCCCGAGCGGCACGCCGTCCAGGGTGAAGCCCAGACGGTTACGGTCGAAGCCGCGGATCGAGACCCGGGCTGACCATTCGTGGCCGCCCAGGGCGTCCGCCGACTGCAGATTCACGTTCGGCAGCTTGTCGACCAGCTTCAGCGGGCTGGCGCCGGCGACTTCCAGCTTGATGTCCTCGCCGGACACGGTCTGGACCTGACGGGCTTCGCCGCGGCCGAAGACGACGATTTCTTCGATCACAGCGGCGTCAGCCGCCACATCGGCCGCCAGTGCGGCGCCGGACCAGCCGAGAAGGACCGCGCCCAAGGCGGCGCTGGCGAGCAGATGAGACTTCATGGATTCCCCCAAAGTTTGATCGCGCCTCTGCGCGTCGGAGGGCCAAGTAGCCGAAACTCACAACAAGTCTGTGACATTGTGTTGTTATTTGTGGTATCTATTACACATCCACAGACATTTCCTCAAATCCAAACCGCATTTGTGGACTTCCCAACTTGCCCGACGGGAGCGAAGCGGCTCTAAATGCCGCCCGTCTTGGAGAGGTATTGCGCGTGAATTCCGGCGACCGGCTGCTTGAGATCCTTCGCCTGCTGCAGGTCACGCGGTCCTGTTCCATCGGCGAACTGGCCCGCCGGTTCGACGTGTCCGAAGAGACAATCCGCCGAGACGTCCGCCAGTTGGAGCAGGCCGGGCGGGTGTCGAAATTTCACGGCGGGGTGCGGCTGCCCGAAGCGCTGATCGAACCGCCGCATCAGGTGCGCCTTCAGGAAGAAGCGGGCGCCAAGCGGTTGATCGGCGAGGCGGCCGTGGGCCTGGTCGAGGATGGCATGACGGTGCTGTTCGATTGCAGCACGACCGCGCACTGGATGGCGCGCGCCCTGACCCGGCCACGCAGCCTGTCGGTGGTGACCAACGGGTTAGAAATCGCCAGCGAAATCCTGAACCGTGACAGTTACCGGCTGTTCCTGGCCGGGGGACGGGTCGATGTGGACTACCGCGCGACCTTCGGGCCGGACGCCATCGCCTATGCGCGGCGATTCACCCCCGACATCATGTTCGTCTCCACCGGAGCCCTCGACGCACGGCGTGGATTCATGGATTTCAGCTCTGACGAGGCGGACTTCAAACGGGCCCTTTTCGACCGGGCCCGGCGCGTGGTGGTGCTTTGCACCAGCAACAAGTTCGGCAAGGCGGGTGTCATGCACTTCGCGGACTTCGCGGAGGTCAACGACCTGATCACCGACGCCGCGCCGCCCAGCGACCTGCAGGCGGCGCTGGACGCGGCGTCGGTGCGCGTCACCGTCGCGTCAGGGGAGCCAGACCCAGAGCTTTGAGGATTGTCCGGCTGCTTGTGCGGCCGTCTTTCCCCATGCGCGGCGACCCAAAGAAGAATGGCCGGACTTTCGTCCGGCCATCTCGATTTAGACGTCCACCTCGGCGTCGAGGGCGTTTTCCTGGATAAACTCGCGACGGGGCTCGACCAGATCGCCCATGAGCCGGGCGAACATGTCGTCGGCGTCGTCGGCGTGGTTGACCCTCACCTGCAGCAGGGTGCGCGCCTCGGCGTCCAGGGTGGTCTCCCACAGCTGGTCGGGGTTCATCTCGCCCAGGCCTTTGTAGCGCTGGATGGCCAGGCCCTTGCGGCCGGCGTCCATCACCGCCTGGACCAGATCCAGAGGGCCGCGCACGGTCGTGGACTTGTCCTTGCGGCGGAACACGGCGGGCTTGGCGAAGGTCTCGGCCAGGGCGCCGGCGCGCTCGGCCAGACGGCGTGCGTCGGCGGCGTGTAGGGTCAGTTCGTCGATCACCAGGCGCTCGGTCACGCCGCGCTTTACACGGCTGAAGGAGAAGCCGCCCCCGGCGGCGGCGGGCTCGCCGCTCCAGGGGCCGTCGCCTTCCTCGGCATAGAGGTCCAGGCGGCTGGCGGCGCTGGCGACGTCCGGCCCTTCGCCGAACAGGCCGGCCAGGGCCGTCTGCTCGATGGCGAAGGCCGGAGCGCGGGCCGAGAGGCGTTCGATGTTGGCTTTCGCGCCGCGGGCGGTCTGGACCATCCCAAGCAGATCGCGGCCAGTCAGGCGCTCGCCCGAAGACAGGTCGAGCTCGGCGCCGTCCACGCCTTCGTCGGTGAGGAACGACTCCATCTCGGCGTCGTCCTTGAGATAGCGCGAGGACTTGCCCTTGGTCGCCTTATAGAGCGGCGGCTGGGCGATGTAGATGTAGCCGCGCTCGATCAGCTCCGGCATCTGCCGATAGAAGAAGGTCAGCAGCAGGGTGCGGATGTGGGCGCCGTCGACGTCGGCGTCGGTCATCAGCACGATCTTGTGGTAGCGCACCTTGTCGGCGTCGAAATCCTCGCGACCGATGCCGGCGCCGAGCGCCGTGATCAGGGTGCCGATCTGGTCCGAGGACAGCATCTTGTCGAAGCGAGCCCGCTCGACGTTCAGGATTTTGCCGCGCAGGGGCAGGATGGCCTGGTTTTCGCGGTTGCGGGCCTGCTTGGCCGAGCCTCCGGCGCTGTCGCCCTCGACGATGAAGATTTCGGACTTGGCCGGATCCTTCTCCGAGCAGTCGGCGAGCTTGCCGGGCAGGGAGGTGATGTCGAGCGCGCTCTTGCGGCGGGTCAGTTCGCGCGCCTTGCGGGCGGCTTCACGGGCGGCGGCGGCCTCGACGATCTTGCCGACGATGGCTTTCGCCTCGTTCGGGTGCTCCTCGAACCAGGTGGCCAGACCGTCCTGCACCAGGCCTTCGACGGCGGGGCGCACTTCGGACGAGACCAGCTTGTCCTTGGTCTGGGAGCTGAACTTGGGGTCCGGCACCTTGACCGACAGCACGCAAGTCAGGCCTTCGCGGGCGTCCTCGCCCGAGACGTTGACCTTCTCGCGCTTGGCCAGGCCCGAGCTTTCGATGTAGTTGCCCATCACCCGGGTCAGGGCGGCGCGGAAGGCCGCCAGGTGAGTGCCCCCATCCCGCTGCGGGATGTTGTTGGTGAAGCACAGCATGTGCTCGTGGTAGCTGTCGTTCCACCACAGGGAGAGATCGATCTCGACCTTGTCACGGCGGCCGCGAATGACGATCGGATCCTTCATCAGGCCGGTCTTGGCCTTGTCGAGGTGGCGCACGAAGGCCTCGATGCCGCCTTCGTAATGCAGGATTTCCTCGTAGGCCTCGGCCTCGCGGTGGTCGCGGAAATAGATCGTCACGCCGGAATTCAGGAAGGCCAGCTCGCGCAGGCGATGCTCCAGCGTCTTCCGATCGAACTCGATGAAGGCGAAGGTGTCGGTCGACGGCATGAAGGTGACCGAGGTGCCGGTCAGATACTCGCCCGCCTTGGGCCCTTCAGTACGAGTCGGAGAGTCGCCGGTGATCTTCAGCGAGGAGACCGCGTCCCCGCGCTCGAAGCGCATCTGGTGGGCCTTGCCGCCGCGATGGATCTTCAGCTCGAGATAGTCCGACAGGGCGTTGACGACCGAGACGCCCACGCCGTGCAGGCCGCCCGAGACCTTGTAGCTGTTCTGGTCGAACTTACCGCCGGCGTGCAGCTGGGTCATGATGACCTCGGCCGCCGAAACGCCCTCGCCCTCGTGGATGTCGGTAGGGATGCCGCGACCGTCGTCTGTGACGGTGGCGCTGCCGTCGGCGTTGAGGATCACCTCGACCCGGGTGGCGTAGCCGGCCAGGGCTTCGTCGATGGCGTTGTCCACCACCTCATAGACCATGTGGTGCAGGCCCGAGCCGTCATCGGTGTCGCCGATGTACATGCCGGGGCGCTTGCGCACCGCGTCCAGACCCTTGAGCACCTTGATGGAGTCCGCGCCGTATTCGCCGGCAGCCGTTTCGGTGTCGGTTTCGGGGACTTGGTTTTCGTCGGTCATCTACTGGTCCAGAACCGTCAGACCCGAGCCGTCCACGCGGACGCCCAAGGCCCGACCCTTGAGGTGGTCGAACAGCGCTTCGTCGGTGCCCGTCAGAAAAGCCTGGAGGCCCAGCGCCGTGATTTCGTCGGCCAGAGCAGCCCGCCGTTTCAGGTCGAGATGCGCCGCGACTTCGTCGAGTAACAATATAGGGTTTGGTGCTGATTCCGCACGCGAAAGTCGCGCCGCCTGGGCCAAAACCAGGTTCAAAATCAGCGCTTTCTGCTCACCCGTCGAACATTCGGCGGCAGGGCGGTCCTTTTCGGCGTGGACGACAGCAAGATCACCCCGGTGGGGCCCCGTCAGGGACCGTCCGGCGGCCCCGTCACGGGGCCTGGCGACGGCCAGGGCGGCGGCGAGACGGGCCTCGATCTCGGGTGATTCGCTTCCATTGGCGGCCATGGTCTCCCAGTCGCCGGTCAGGCTGAGGCGGGCCTGGGGAAACGGCCGGTCGCCACGGCTGTCGATCTCCTCCTGCAACGCCCGCAAGGTTCGCACGCGAGCGGCGGCCATGAGGGCGCCCGCCTGAGCCATCCGGGCCTCCAGGGCGGTCAGCCAAGCCTCGTCACCCACCGCATCGACAAGCAGGCGCAGGCGCTCGCGCTGGGCCTTGTCGTAGGCGCTGGCGTGGGCGGCGTGGACGGGCTCGGCCGCGAAAACCAGGCGGTCGAAGAACTTGCGGCGCTCGGAGGCCGCCTCCAGGAACAGGCGATCTTGCTGAGGGGTCAGCCACACAGGCCGGATGTGATCGGCCATGCGGCCCGGTGGTACGGGCTCGCCCTCCAGCCGCACCAGACGGCGGGCGGCTCCGGCGGTCTCAGTGCCGGTGCCGAGGCGCGTCTCGCCTTCGCTGTCGTCGACCACGGCGGCCACGGCCCAAGCGCGCCCGACCGCCTCGCCGGGCAGGCGGCGACCCACCTCGGCCAGGGCCGATCCGCGCAGGCCGCGGCCCGGCGACAGCATCGAGATGGCTTCCAGCAGGTTGGTCTTGCCCGCCCCGTTGGGGCCGAACAGGAACACGCTGCGGCCGTCGGCCTCCAACCGCGTCCTCTCATAGGAGCGGAAGTCGGTCAGGGAGAGGGAAAGAAGGGCGGCGCGGCTCACCCGGCGGGTTTTAGACCCAACACCTTCTGCAGGAACAGGGTTTCGGCTTCGCGGCGGCGGTCGCTGTTGACGCGCTTGAAGAAACCGTGGCCCTCGTCCTTGAACAGGACGTACCAGGTCTCGACCCCGTTCTGGCGCAGTTGAGCGACCACCTGATCCGATTCCGACTGCGGCACGCGGGGGTCGTTGGACCCCTGCATGACCAGCATCGGCTTGGTGATCTTCTTGACGTTGTTCAGCGGCGAGATGCGCTCGAACACCTTCTGCATCTTGGGGTCACGCTCGTCGCCATACTCGGCCCGGCGCAGGTCGCGGCGGTAGGTCTCGGTGTTCTTGAGGAACGAGGTGAAATTGGAGATGCCGTAGCGCTCCACACCGCCCGCCAGACGGTCCGAATAGTGGGTCATGACCGCCAGAGCCATGTAGCCGCCATAGGACTGTCCATAGACCACGACCTTGTCCGCATCGAGGGTCGGCTGGGTCTTGATCCAGTCCAGCAGGGCGCCGATGTCCTTGACCGAATCCTCGCGCTTTTCGGCGTTGTCGAGGTTCAGGTAGGTCTTGCCGTAGCCGGTTGAGCCGCGAACGTTGGGTACGATCACGGTGATGCCCAGCTCTCCCACCATCTGCTGGATGTGCTGGTTGATCGAGTTGTAGACCGGCCGCGACTGGCCCTCGGGGCCGCCGTGGATGTCGATAACCACCGGGGTCGGCCCCTTGGCGTTCTTGGGGCGATAGACCAGGGCGGGGATCGAGCGGCCGTCGAAGGACTTGAATCGCACCAGGGTCGGCTCAACCAGGCTCTTGGCGTCCAGGCCGCCGAGCTCGGACTGTGTCCAGCGCTGCAGCTTGCCTTCAAGGACGTCCCAGCTCCAGGCGTCGCTGGACGAGGTCGGCGTCGACAGCGAGAAGCCCAACTTGGAGCCGTCCTTGGAGAACTTCAGGTTCGACAGCACGCCGGCGGGAAGTTCCGGTTGCGGCAGGGCGCGGCGGGTGACGAAGTCACGGACGATGAGCTTCGAATAGCCGTCTTCATTGACCACATAGGCCAGGACGCGGCCGTCGTTGGAGAGGTCGAAGTCCTCGACGTCCCAGTTCAACTCGCCCGACAGATTGGTCTTCTTGCCGGTCGCCAGGTCGATCTCGATCAGGCGGGCGAAGTCGGAGCCTTCGTCCGACAGAATCAGCACCCGTTTGCCATCGGGCGTGAATTGGCCGCCTTGATAGGCGATGGGGCTCTTGGAGGCGCCCAAGGGCGTCAGCTTGCCGCTGGCGACATCGAGCAGCCAGCGGGGCGATTCGTTGATCGAGAAATAGCGACCCAGCAGCACCGTCTTGCCGTCGGGCGAGACGTCGATGGGCGACATGGCGCCCGTGCCTTCGAGGATGGTGCGACGACCGTCCGGCGCGGACGGGTCGAGCATGATGATGTCAGCGTCGGCGTCGCCCTTGGCCGAACGGCTCCAGACCAGGACCGAACCGTCGGCGGAGACGGCGGGCGACTGATTGCGGGTGCCGGCCTCGGTGATGGTCTTCACCGAGCCGTCGGCCTGGCGGACCAGAAGCTGGAACCACTCGTCGCCGCCGGTGTCCTTGGAGAGCAGCAGGCCCTTGCCCGCCGGCAGTGCGCCGGCGCTGGCCACGGGTTCATCGTAGAAGGTGATCTGGGTGCGGGCCGCGCCCGGCGCGGCGACGCTGTGGATCTGGTTGGTCTGGCCAAAGCGTGTGGTGACCAGCATCGAGCCGTCGGCGGCCCAGTCCTGGAAGTAGGCTGAGCGGACGTTCTGGTACTTGGCCAGGCCCTCGCGCACCGAGGCGGGAGCCTCGGGCACATTTTCCAGGACCTGATTGCCGATCTCGCGGCGCTCGACCGTCTGGGCGGACGCGCCGACGGCGACGAACAGGCAGAGCGCGGCCGCGCCGGCCAAAAGAGACTTTTTCACGATCAAACTCCCCCGCCCGCCCTTGGACGGGCGAGCTCGTTATGAACTCAGACCCGCAGCGGCATCAGCACGTAGCGCACGCCCGGGTCGTTCGGGTCGAGCACCAGGGTCGGGCTGGCCGGGTCGGCGAAGCGGAACTCGGCGGTCTCGGCGCCAATCTGGCCGCAGACATCCAGCAGATAGCGGGCGTTGAAGCCGATTTCGAAGGGCTCGCCGTCGTAGTCGACCTCGATCTCCTCGACGGCCTGGCCGGCTTCCATATTGCGGACGGTCAGGATCACCTTGCCCGGCTCGACGGCCAGCTTCACCGACCGGCTCTTCTCGGCCGAGATGGTGGCCACCCGATCGACGGCCTTGGCGAACAGACTGTTGTCGACCAGCAGGACCTTGGCGTTGTCCTTGGGGATGACGCGGACATAGTCGGGGAACGAGCCGTCGATGACCTTGGAGGTCAGGGCGGCGGCCCGGCCGAATTCCAGCCGCACCTTCTGGGGGCTGAGCTGCAGCTCGACGTTTTCGCCCGCGTCATCCAGCAGGCGGCGGATTTCGTTGATGGTCTTGCGCGGAACGATGACGCCCGGCGTGCCGGCGGTGCCTTCAGGCGCGGTCATCTCGGCCAGGGCCAGGCGGTGACCATCGGTGGCGACGGCGCGCAGCTTGGTCTCGCCGCCCTCGACCACCGTGTGGAGGTAGAGGCCGTTGAGGTAGTAGCGCGTCTCTTCGGTGGAGATGGCGAAGCGGGTCTTGTCGATCAGGCGGATCAGGTCGCCGGTATCGACGCTGATGCGGCCCGACAGGCCGTCGGACGACATGACCGGGAAATCGCCGGCCGGCAGGACCGGCAGATTGAACTTGGAGCGGCCGGCCTGGATCTGCAGGCGTGGGTCATCGCCATTGAAGCTGAGCGAAACATCGGCGCCGTCCGGCAGCTTGCGGACGATTTCATAAAGGGTCTGGGCCGGCGCGGTGATCTGGCCGGGCGTTTCGACCTGAGCGAAGCTCTCGTCGACGATCTCCATATCCAGGTCGGTGGCCGAGAAGCTGACCTGCTCGCGGTCGGCCGACAAAAGGACATTGGACAGGATCGGGATGGTGTTTCGGCGTTCGACGACGCTCTGCACATGCCCCAGCGCCTTGAGAAGCGCCGCCCGCTCGATCGTAAGCTTCATGTCTAGTCCGGACTCGTGAGGCCGCAGGAGCCCCCGCGCGGCCTATGGAAAGGACCACGGACATTAGCCGAACTTGCGGCCGAAGGAAGGGGGGCGACTTAAGGAAGAAGCAAGGATTTCGCTATGTCCGGGCCTTGCAACCGAATGGAGCCCGCTTATGTTATTGAGAGGCATTCTCAATAAAGGCTCGCAACCATGCGGCTCGCCCTGAAGACCCTGACCTACGCAAGCATGCACCTGACGGTGGCGGTCGCCGTCGCCTATGCCCTGACCCGCAACTGGCACGTGGCCCTGGCCGTCGGCATCATCGAGCCTATGGTGCAGACGGTGATGTTCAATCTGCACGAACGGGCCTGGACGCGCGCCGACAAGCGGCGCGCGCAAGCCGATCAGGCCCGGGTGTCGACCGAACCGCCTTCAGCGGTGGGTTCGGCGCTGGCGTAGGGATTGGCCGCCGCGGTCGGTTCGGCCGCGGTGTCGCCAGCCCCGGTCGAGCCCTTGGCGGCCACGACCACCATGGCCGGACGCACGAGGCGGCCCAGCAGTTCGTAACCGGTCTGCAGCACCTGGATGACGCCGCCGGCGGCGACCTCGGTGGAGGGTTGCTCCATCATCGCCTGATGCAGGTGAGGGTCGAACTTGGTCCCCTTCACCGGATCGACGCGCTTGAGGCCGTTGCGCTCAAAGGCGTCCAGCAGGGCCTTTTCGGTCATTTCGATGCCGACCAGGAAGGTCTTGGCCGGACCGTCCTGGGTCTCCTTGGGCGCAGCCGCCAGGGCGCGCGACAGGTTGTCGGCCACCCCCAGCAGGTCGCGGGAGAATTTCTGGATGGCGTAGGCGCGCGCCTCGTTCGCCTCGCGCTCGGCGCGGCGGCGGGTATTGTCGGCTTCCGCCGCATAGCGCAGCACCTGCTCCTTGAGCGAGGCGATCTCGGCCTTGAGCGCCTCGGTCTCGTCAGCGGCGATCTCGGCGCCGTCGAAGGCTTCTTCGTTCGCCGGCGTTTCTTCGTCGGTCATGGTCTCATCCGTCCAATAGCTTGCCCAGGACCTTGGCGGTGTAGTCCACCAGCGGGATCACCCGAGCGTAGTTGAGGCGGGCCGGACCGATCACGCCGATCGCGCCCAGCACCTTCTGCCGGCCCGTCATATAGGGCGCGGCGATCACGGCGGAACCCGAAAGCGAGAAAAGCCTCGTTTCCGCTCCGATGAATATACGCACGCCTTGCGCCTCGCGCACATTATCCAGCAGTCCGACCAGCTGTTCCTTCTGCTCCAGATCGTCGAACAGCATGCGGACCCGTTCCAGGTCCTCCATGGCGCCAGGCTCGGACAGCAGGTTGGCGCGGCCGCGCACGATCAGGGCGCGATCGGCGTCCTCGCCGCCGCTCCAGGCCGCCAGGCCGTCCTCAACCAGACGCGCGGCGGTCTCATCCAGTTCCCGGCGGGCGCGATCCAGTTCGCTGCGCATCTCCAGCCGGGTCTCGGCCAGGGTGCGCCCCGCCAGGCGAGCGGCGAGGAAGTTAGAAGCCTCGGTCAGGGCCGAGGGCGTCAGGCCGACGGGCCGACGCATCAGCCGATTCTCCACCGTGCCGTCCTCGAACACCATCACCGCCAGGGCTTGGTCCGAACCCAAGGCGATGAATTCCACATGCTTTACGCCCGCGTCACGGACCGGCGCCGAGACAACGCCCGCCCCGCCGGCCAGGCCGGACAGGATGGCGCTGGCCTCGTTCATCACGTCTTCGAAGGAGCCGCCCTTGGCGAACAGGCGCGCGTCGATGGTGCGCCGCTCCTCCTCGGCCAGGTCGCCCACCTCCAGCAGGCCGTCCACGAACAGGCGCAGGCCCGCGTGGGTCGGCAGCCGGCCGGCGCTGGTGTGCGGCGCGCCAAGCAGGCCCAGATGGGTCAGGTCCTGCATGGTGTTGCGGATCGAGGCCGGCGACAGATGCACCCCGCCCTTGGACACGGTGCGCGAGCCGACCGGCTCGCCCGTCTCAAGATAGGTCTCGACTACGTGACGGAAGATGTCGCGCGCCCGACTGTCCAGGTCGCTGAGGCTGAGGGTTGGGGCTGCGCCCGGCAGGAAGGTCATGGGACAAGATGTAAGCGCCGTGGACGTTCCGCGCCATATCTAGGATAAGCGGCCCCTTCCCCATCAGTGAGCCCGCCGCCATGCGCCCGTCCGAACGCACCCCCGACGCCCTTCGCGCCGTCACCCTGGAGACCAGGGTGAACCGCTACGCCGAGGGCTCGTGCCTGATCGGGTTCGGCCACACCAAGGTGCTGGTCACGGCCACGGTCGAGGAAAGCCTGCCAGGCTGGCTGCGCGGCAAGGGCCAGGGCTGGGTCACGGCCGAGTACGGCATGCTGCCCCGCGCCACCCATACCCGCGGCCGCCGCGAAGCCGCCGCCGGCAAACAGAGCGGCCGCACCCAGGAGATTCAGCGGCTGATCGGCCGCTCCTTGCGCGCCGTGGTTGACCTGAAGGCCCTGGGCGAACGCCAGATCACCCTGGACTGCGACGTGGTTCAGGCCG is a window of Caulobacter sp. NIBR2454 DNA encoding:
- a CDS encoding DeoR/GlpR family DNA-binding transcription regulator — protein: MNSGDRLLEILRLLQVTRSCSIGELARRFDVSEETIRRDVRQLEQAGRVSKFHGGVRLPEALIEPPHQVRLQEEAGAKRLIGEAAVGLVEDGMTVLFDCSTTAHWMARALTRPRSLSVVTNGLEIASEILNRDSYRLFLAGGRVDVDYRATFGPDAIAYARRFTPDIMFVSTGALDARRGFMDFSSDEADFKRALFDRARRVVVLCTSNKFGKAGVMHFADFAEVNDLITDAAPPSDLQAALDAASVRVTVASGEPDPEL
- the gyrB gene encoding DNA topoisomerase (ATP-hydrolyzing) subunit B, with protein sequence MTDENQVPETDTETAAGEYGADSIKVLKGLDAVRKRPGMYIGDTDDGSGLHHMVYEVVDNAIDEALAGYATRVEVILNADGSATVTDDGRGIPTDIHEGEGVSAAEVIMTQLHAGGKFDQNSYKVSGGLHGVGVSVVNALSDYLELKIHRGGKAHQMRFERGDAVSSLKITGDSPTRTEGPKAGEYLTGTSVTFMPSTDTFAFIEFDRKTLEHRLRELAFLNSGVTIYFRDHREAEAYEEILHYEGGIEAFVRHLDKAKTGLMKDPIVIRGRRDKVEIDLSLWWNDSYHEHMLCFTNNIPQRDGGTHLAAFRAALTRVMGNYIESSGLAKREKVNVSGEDAREGLTCVLSVKVPDPKFSSQTKDKLVSSEVRPAVEGLVQDGLATWFEEHPNEAKAIVGKIVEAAAAREAARKARELTRRKSALDITSLPGKLADCSEKDPAKSEIFIVEGDSAGGSAKQARNRENQAILPLRGKILNVERARFDKMLSSDQIGTLITALGAGIGREDFDADKVRYHKIVLMTDADVDGAHIRTLLLTFFYRQMPELIERGYIYIAQPPLYKATKGKSSRYLKDDAEMESFLTDEGVDGAELDLSSGERLTGRDLLGMVQTARGAKANIERLSARAPAFAIEQTALAGLFGEGPDVASAASRLDLYAEEGDGPWSGEPAAAGGGFSFSRVKRGVTERLVIDELTLHAADARRLAERAGALAETFAKPAVFRRKDKSTTVRGPLDLVQAVMDAGRKGLAIQRYKGLGEMNPDQLWETTLDAEARTLLQVRVNHADDADDMFARLMGDLVEPRREFIQENALDAEVDV
- the recF gene encoding DNA replication/repair protein RecF (All proteins in this family for which functions are known are DNA-binding proteins that assist the filamentation of RecA onto DNA for the initiation of recombination or recombinational repair.), with product MSRAALLSLSLTDFRSYERTRLEADGRSVFLFGPNGAGKTNLLEAISMLSPGRGLRGSALAEVGRRLPGEAVGRAWAVAAVVDDSEGETRLGTGTETAGAARRLVRLEGEPVPPGRMADHIRPVWLTPQQDRLFLEAASERRKFFDRLVFAAEPVHAAHASAYDKAQRERLRLLVDAVGDEAWLTALEARMAQAGALMAAARVRTLRALQEEIDSRGDRPFPQARLSLTGDWETMAANGSESPEIEARLAAALAVARPRDGAAGRSLTGPHRGDLAVVHAEKDRPAAECSTGEQKALILNLVLAQAARLSRAESAPNPILLLDEVAAHLDLKRRAALADEITALGLQAFLTGTDEALFDHLKGRALGVRVDGSGLTVLDQ
- a CDS encoding S9 family peptidase, translating into MKKSLLAGAAALCLFVAVGASAQTVERREIGNQVLENVPEAPASVREGLAKYQNVRSAYFQDWAADGSMLVTTRFGQTNQIHSVAAPGAARTQITFYDEPVASAGALPAGKGLLLSKDTGGDEWFQLLVRQADGSVKTITEAGTRNQSPAVSADGSVLVWSRSAKGDADADIIMLDPSAPDGRRTILEGTGAMSPIDVSPDGKTVLLGRYFSINESPRWLLDVASGKLTPLGASKSPIAYQGGQFTPDGKRVLILSDEGSDFARLIEIDLATGKKTNLSGELNWDVEDFDLSNDGRVLAYVVNEDGYSKLIVRDFVTRRALPQPELPAGVLSNLKFSKDGSKLGFSLSTPTSSSDAWSWDVLEGKLQRWTQSELGGLDAKSLVEPTLVRFKSFDGRSIPALVYRPKNAKGPTPVVIDIHGGPEGQSRPVYNSINQHIQQMVGELGITVIVPNVRGSTGYGKTYLNLDNAEKREDSVKDIGALLDWIKTQPTLDADKVVVYGQSYGGYMALAVMTHYSDRLAGGVERYGISNFTSFLKNTETYRRDLRRAEYGDERDPKMQKVFERISPLNNVKKITKPMLVMQGSNDPRVPQSESDQVVAQLRQNGVETWYVLFKDEGHGFFKRVNSDRRREAETLFLQKVLGLKPAG
- the dnaN gene encoding DNA polymerase III subunit beta; amino-acid sequence: MKLTIERAALLKALGHVQSVVERRNTIPILSNVLLSADREQVSFSATDLDMEIVDESFAQVETPGQITAPAQTLYEIVRKLPDGADVSLSFNGDDPRLQIQAGRSKFNLPVLPAGDFPVMSSDGLSGRISVDTGDLIRLIDKTRFAISTEETRYYLNGLYLHTVVEGGETKLRAVATDGHRLALAEMTAPEGTAGTPGVIVPRKTINEIRRLLDDAGENVELQLSPQKVRLEFGRAAALTSKVIDGSFPDYVRVIPKDNAKVLLVDNSLFAKAVDRVATISAEKSRSVKLAVEPGKVILTVRNMEAGQAVEEIEVDYDGEPFEIGFNARYLLDVCGQIGAETAEFRFADPASPTLVLDPNDPGVRYVLMPLRV
- a CDS encoding DUF2061 domain-containing protein; its protein translation is MRLALKTLTYASMHLTVAVAVAYALTRNWHVALAVGIIEPMVQTVMFNLHERAWTRADKRRAQADQARVSTEPPSAVGSALA
- the grpE gene encoding nucleotide exchange factor GrpE, whose translation is MTDEETPANEEAFDGAEIAADETEALKAEIASLKEQVLRYAAEADNTRRRAEREANEARAYAIQKFSRDLLGVADNLSRALAAAPKETQDGPAKTFLVGIEMTEKALLDAFERNGLKRVDPVKGTKFDPHLHQAMMEQPSTEVAAGGVIQVLQTGYELLGRLVRPAMVVVAAKGSTGAGDTAAEPTAAANPYASAEPTAEGGSVDTRA
- the hrcA gene encoding heat-inducible transcriptional repressor HrcA — protein: MTFLPGAAPTLSLSDLDSRARDIFRHVVETYLETGEPVGSRTVSKGGVHLSPASIRNTMQDLTHLGLLGAPHTSAGRLPTHAGLRLFVDGLLEVGDLAEEERRTIDARLFAKGGSFEDVMNEASAILSGLAGGAGVVSAPVRDAGVKHVEFIALGSDQALAVMVFEDGTVENRLMRRPVGLTPSALTEASNFLAARLAGRTLAETRLEMRSELDRARRELDETAARLVEDGLAAWSGGEDADRALIVRGRANLLSEPGAMEDLERVRMLFDDLEQKEQLVGLLDNVREAQGVRIFIGAETRLFSLSGSAVIAAPYMTGRQKVLGAIGVIGPARLNYARVIPLVDYTAKVLGKLLDG
- the rph gene encoding ribonuclease PH; translated protein: MRPSERTPDALRAVTLETRVNRYAEGSCLIGFGHTKVLVTATVEESLPGWLRGKGQGWVTAEYGMLPRATHTRGRREAAAGKQSGRTQEIQRLIGRSLRAVVDLKALGERQITLDCDVVQADGGTRTAAITGAWVALRLATQYLLDEGVLKTDPILDQVAAVSCGVFNGVPVLDLDYEEDSNAEADSNFVLTGAGDIVEIQATGEKRGFSRAEFEALFGLAEKGIGELFVMQRQAAGL